One segment of Pseudanabaena sp. FACHB-2040 DNA contains the following:
- a CDS encoding TPM domain-containing protein yields MVCLVFLASWGVMPAAHAYDNPDLLPDEPTSIIDLAKSLTEVQEGTLNDRLSQLEQETGWKLRVLTQYDRTPGRAVKDFWGLDDHSIMLVADPRGGNLLNFSVGDAVYDLLPRTFWIELQTRYGNQFFVRENGEDNSILEALGSIEQCLRQGGCQVVPGLPQEQWILTLITSVVGGVVCGFAAHPRKEGQAFAWQWALIFSPLWGILFIAFGIGPVVTRTHDLLPLIRNCAGFAIGLLVAYLTPTLNKSSTSET; encoded by the coding sequence ATGGTGTGTTTGGTGTTTCTTGCCTCCTGGGGAGTCATGCCAGCGGCCCATGCCTACGACAACCCGGATCTGCTGCCAGACGAGCCCACCTCGATTATTGATCTGGCCAAGTCCCTGACCGAGGTGCAGGAAGGCACGCTGAACGACCGCTTATCTCAGTTAGAGCAAGAGACTGGATGGAAGCTGCGCGTGCTTACCCAGTACGACCGCACCCCTGGTCGAGCCGTAAAAGACTTTTGGGGCCTAGATGACCACAGCATCATGCTAGTGGCCGATCCGCGAGGCGGTAACCTCCTTAACTTCAGCGTGGGAGATGCCGTATACGACCTGCTGCCCCGCACCTTCTGGATTGAACTGCAAACTCGCTACGGCAACCAATTTTTTGTTCGAGAAAACGGTGAAGACAACTCTATTCTCGAAGCCCTCGGCTCCATTGAGCAGTGCCTGCGCCAAGGCGGCTGTCAGGTCGTCCCCGGCCTGCCCCAAGAACAGTGGATTTTGACGCTGATTACTTCTGTTGTAGGTGGGGTGGTTTGTGGCTTTGCGGCCCATCCCCGCAAGGAAGGTCAGGCCTTTGCCTGGCAGTGGGCGCTGATCTTCTCGCCGCTATGGGGCATTCTCTTCATTGCCTTTGGGATTGGTCCCGTCGTCACCCGCACCCATGATCTGCTGCCGCTGATCCGCAACTGTGCAGGATTTGCCATTGGCCTTTTGGTTGCTTACCTTACCCCAACCTTG
- a CDS encoding DUF948 domain-containing protein: MFDPLFWLALSLLLVAVSLTAVLMAAVPALRELGRASRSAEKLFDTLNRELPPTLEAIRLTGLELTELTDEVSEGVNQAGKVIQQVDQSVSSARHQAQQLQVGTQSLMAGVKAAWQAWQRPPATKKYSPQGRNLRSRPPAITSDRPAPSRTRKGNGSSPELRSLQGSAPSAPKSRLPATDRRARPAPTPTQQKLPQASMPEELIDPSNLSQPTEPGHEIADVD; the protein is encoded by the coding sequence GTGTTTGATCCTCTCTTCTGGCTGGCACTGTCTCTCCTGCTGGTAGCCGTGAGTCTGACAGCAGTGCTGATGGCGGCAGTGCCAGCGCTGCGTGAATTAGGGCGGGCCTCACGCAGCGCGGAGAAACTGTTTGACACGCTTAATCGGGAACTACCGCCTACCCTAGAGGCCATTCGGCTGACCGGGCTGGAGCTTACAGAGCTGACTGATGAGGTGAGTGAAGGGGTCAATCAGGCGGGCAAAGTTATTCAGCAGGTCGATCAGAGCGTGAGCTCGGCTCGGCATCAGGCCCAGCAGCTACAGGTAGGCACTCAGAGCCTCATGGCTGGGGTTAAAGCCGCCTGGCAAGCCTGGCAGCGTCCACCTGCTACCAAGAAATATTCGCCGCAGGGGCGTAATTTGCGATCGCGTCCCCCCGCCATCACTTCAGATCGGCCTGCCCCATCCCGCACTCGCAAAGGAAATGGCAGCAGTCCTGAGTTGAGATCGCTCCAGGGCTCTGCTCCATCAGCCCCCAAGTCCCGGCTCCCAGCAACCGATCGTAGAGCGCGGCCAGCGCCCACGCCGACCCAGCAAAAACTGCCCCAAGCCTCTATGCCAGAGGAGTTGATAGACCCCTCTAATCTGAGCCAGCCTACAGAGCCAGGCCATGAAATTGCTGACGTTGATTGA
- a CDS encoding YtxH domain-containing protein, with protein sequence MSGKSGSFLGGVMIGAAIGAVTGLLVAPRTGRETRQILKKSADALPELVEDLSTSVQLQADRLSETALSNWEQTLNRLREAIAAGQVASQREYETLSRQPRSVGVGKSTAE encoded by the coding sequence ATGTCAGGCAAATCAGGCTCGTTTTTGGGCGGTGTGATGATTGGGGCCGCAATTGGAGCGGTGACTGGGCTGTTGGTAGCTCCCCGAACGGGTCGGGAAACGCGGCAGATCTTAAAGAAGTCAGCAGATGCGCTGCCAGAACTGGTCGAAGACCTCTCGACTTCGGTGCAGCTGCAGGCTGACCGACTGTCTGAGACAGCCCTAAGTAACTGGGAGCAGACCCTCAATCGTCTACGCGAGGCCATTGCAGCGGGCCAAGTCGCTAGCCAGCGGGAATACGAAACCCTCTCCCGTCAGCCCCGCTCTGTAGGGGTGGGCAAGTCCACAGCTGAGTAG